The Pyramidobacter piscolens W5455 genomic interval CCATCGGCGAGAAGCCGCTGAAAGACCACCTGGAAGCCATCGGCCACCGCGACGCCTTCGCCTGCGTCGAGCGGCTCGTCTCGGAAAAAGAACCGCTGACAGAGTGGCGCATCCGGGAAATCCATTCCCTTGTGCTCATGGACAGGCCGGAAGACAAGGGCCGGTATCGGAAAGTGCCCGTCGTCATCGCCGGGGCTTTCCACACGCCGACGGAGCCGCTGCTGATCCACGAGGAAATGGCCGCTCTGCTGAA includes:
- a CDS encoding Fic family protein, with amino-acid sequence MISRSRLAELKAKLDACRPLTPGELERLREQFTIEYTYNSNAIEGNTLTLRETALVLEGITIGEKPLKDHLEAIGHRDAFACVERLVSEKEPLTEWRIREIHSLVLMDRPEDKGRYRKVPVVIAGAFHTPTEPLLIHEEMAALL